Part of the Acidobacteriota bacterium genome, AACGGGCGGTTAGACGATAAATTATTATGGGCGCCGATTTGGCTCGATCTCCTTGGGGCCAAGATCCCTGATCAGTCGCTTCAGACTCGGGACATATCTGATCTCGAACGATTCGACAAGCAAATTCTCGGGAAGGCATTCGGCACCTGAGTAACCGCATGGCGAATGGGACAGCCCCGGAAAGAGTACGATGTCGATATACATCTTGCCGGTCGTCGAATTTACAACGAAAAACTCCGGAAAATTAGCAGATATGAATCCCGATTTCGTTATCTGGAGTTTGTAAAGGCCGGGAGCAACGGGCAAAGAGAAAATACCGGAGGCACTCGAATCAGTCGATGTTACCGCGCCTGATGCGCTTGTCGCCCGGATCTGAGCACCGGGGACAAGCGCGCCGTTCGGGTCAAATACGTTTCCAGTTAGAACAATTTTGCGGCCGCTACTGTCCGCGACACCTGTGTCGGCAGCCGTAGCTGTAGAAAGAGCAAAAAAAACAAAAAGAAGAATCAACAACCGCATTACTAACCTCTCCCCGTTCCTACCGAAGTTCAATCTAAACCGGTCAAGCGGCGGCGCCGGCTCCCAGGACATCGACGATGGCCTTCCCGATGTCGGCGGGCGACTGGACGACGC contains:
- a CDS encoding carboxypeptidase regulatory-like domain-containing protein; the encoded protein is MRLLILLFVFFALSTATAADTGVADSSGRKIVLTGNVFDPNGALVPGAQIRATSASGAVTSTDSSASGIFSLPVAPGLYKLQITKSGFISANFPEFFVVNSTTGKMYIDIVLFPGLSHSPCGYSGAECLPENLLVESFEIRYVPSLKRLIRDLGPKEIEPNRRP